A region from the Aegilops tauschii subsp. strangulata cultivar AL8/78 chromosome 5, Aet v6.0, whole genome shotgun sequence genome encodes:
- the LOC109781524 gene encoding cytochrome b561 and DOMON domain-containing protein At3g25290, with product MAMLVLALLPLLATSASAAGGCAAEASLSSPNGNAYAACSDLPRLGATVHWTYDGAAGSLSVAFVAAPAAPGGWVAWGLNPFGEGMAGAQALLAAPSSSSGAWAVRTYNISGYALGAPGPIAFPATGLAAELGADGRVRVSGTLSVGQGAAVLNQVWQVGSAVSGDGIPAPHAMGGDNLAAKAKLDLVRQTTSSSDSGGSGLARERNIHGILNAVSWGLLLPMGAIFARYLKTFRSADPAWFYLHVTCQIIGYGVGVAGWATGINLGNASNGVTYGLHRSIGIAAFALATLQVFALFLRPRKDHKCRVYWNAYHHAVGYAVIILGIFNVFKGMAILGVEQRWRTAYVAAVWVLGAVAVTLEAVTWSVVIRRREAEQHGKTFDGAA from the exons ATGGCCATGCTCGTGCTGGCGCTGCTGCCCCTGCTCGCCACGTCGGCGTCCGCGGCGGGCGGCTGCGCGGCCGAGGCGTCATTGTCGTCGCCCAACGGAAACGCCTACGCGGCCTGCAGCGACCTGCCCCGCCTGGGCGCGACGGTGCACTGGACCTACGACGGCGCCGCGGGGTCCCTCTCCGTCGCGTTCGTCGCCGCGCCGGCCGCCCCGGGCGGGTGGGTGGCGTGGGGGCTCAACCCGTTCGGCGAAGGCATGGCCGGGGCGCAGGCGCTCCTCGCCGCGCCTTCTTCCTCGTCCGGCGCGTGGGCCGTCCGGACGTACAACATCTCCGGGTACGCGCTCGGCGCGCCGGGGCCCATCGCGTTCCCCGCGACCGGCCTCGCCGCGGAGCTCGGCGCCGACGGCCGCGTCAGGGTCTCCGGGACGCTGAGCGTGGGCCAGGGCGCGGCCGTTCTGAACCAGGTGTGGCAGGTCGGGTCCGCGGTCTCCGGGGACGGCATTCCCGCGCCGCACGCCATGGGCGGCGACAACCTCGCCGCCAAGGCGAAGCTGGATCTGGTCAGGCAGACCACCAGCTCCTCCGACTCCGGCGGCAGCGGCCTCGCCAGGGAGCGCAAT ATCCATGGTATCCTCAACGCCGTGAGCTGGGGCCTGCTGCTGCCCATGGGAGCCATCTTCGCGAGGTACCTCAAGACGTTCAGGTCGGCGGACCCCGCGTGGTTCTACCTCCACGTGACCTGCCAGATCATCGGGTACGGCGTCGGGGTCGCCGGCTGGGCCACCGGCATCAACCTCGGCAACGCGTCCAACGGCGTCACCTACGGTCTCCACCGCAGCATCGGCATCGCCGCCTTCGCCCTCGCCACCCTACAA GTATTTGCGCTGTTCCTGAGGCCGAGGAAGGATCACAAGTGCCGCGTGTACTGGAACGCGTACCACCACGCGGTGGGCTACGCCGTCATCATCCTCGGGATCTTCAACGTCTTCAAGGGCATGGCCATCCTGGGCGTGGAGCAGCGGTGGAGGACAGCCTACGTCGCGGCCGTCTGGGTGCTCGGCGCGGTGGCGGTGACGCTGGAGGCGGTCACGTGGAGCGTGGTCATCAGGCGCCGCGAGGCCGAGCAGCACGGCAAGACCTTCGACGGCGCCGCCTAA